Proteins encoded in a region of the Salminus brasiliensis chromosome 2, fSalBra1.hap2, whole genome shotgun sequence genome:
- the plex9.1 gene encoding protein PML has protein sequence MCFLQWMWSPLTLLQRLFTAQPRGVAGHGQEEVVFFDLETTGLDIYGCDIIQISAISGDRLFNVYMLPRCNITVGASKVTGLTTKGPKLFLNKQPVDTVPLKEALRSFVSFLKTFNRPLLVGHNSKRFDCPILQRILEEFYLLDEFMDVVSGFLDTLLLSREMFVLPKYSQAYLVQNFLQTTYGAHNAAEDVRTLQDLYRVWNPNRELVNRHRFNW, from the exons ATGTGTTTCCTCCAGTGGATGTGGTCTCCTCTGACCCTGCTTCAGCGACTCTTCACTGCACAGCCGCGGG GTGTTGCTGGACATGGCCAAGAGGAAGTGGTGTTTTTTGACCTGGAGACTACGGGACTGG ACATCTATGGATGTGACATAATCCAAATCTCAGCCATCAGTGGAGACAGGCTTTTTAACGTCTACATGCTCCCTCGCTGCAATATTACTGTAGGCGCCTCAAAAGTTACCGGCCTGACCACCAAAGGCCCAAAACTTTTCCTGAATAAGCAGCCAGTGGATACCGTCCCGTTAAAGGAGGCTCTAAGATCGTTCGTCTCGTTCTTGAAGACCTTCAACAGACCTCTCCTGGTGGGTCACAATAGTAAACGGTTTGACTGCCCGATTCTGCAGCGAATCCTGGAGGAGTTCTACCTGCTAGATGAGTTTATGGACGTGGTGTCTGGTTTTTTGGACACACTGCTTCTGAGCAGAGAGATGTTTGTGCTGCCGAAATACTCTCAGGCCTACCTGGTGCAGAATTTCCTTCAGACGACCTATGGAGCTCACAATGCTGCTGAGGACGTAAGAACACTGCAGGATCTGTACAGAGTGTGGAACCCAAACAGAGAGCTGGTCAATAGGCACAGGTTTAACTGGTAG
- the rsl24d1 gene encoding probable ribosome biogenesis protein RLP24: MRVEKCFFCSGPVYPGHGMMFVRNDCKIFRFCKSKCHRNFKKKRNPRKTRWTKAFRKSAGKELTVDNSLEFEKRRNMPVKYNRELWSKTVEAMRKVETIKQKRSARFIMNRLKKGKELEKAEAINEVKKNIHLIKAPHAGAAKKLEEKMVQKLAEDVEMDE; the protein is encoded by the exons ATGCGCGTTGAAAAGTGTTTCTTTTGCTCCGGGCCTGTCTACCCCGGCCACGGGATGATGTTTGTCAGAAACGACTGCAAG ATATTTCGATTTTGCAAATCAAAATGTCACAGGAACTTCAAGAAGAAGCGAAATCCAAGAAAGACCAGATGGACCAAAGCCTTTAGAAAATCTGCTGGCAAGGAATTGACAGTG GATAACTCGCTAGAGTTTGAAAAACGCAGAAATATGCCAGTCAAATACAACAGGGAGCTGTGGAGCAAGACAG TGGAAGCCATGAGGAAGGTAGAGACCATCAAACAGAAACGAAGTGCCCGGTTTATCATGAACAG ACTGAAAAAGGGCAAAGAGTTGGAGAAGGCAGAAGCCATCAACGAAGTCAAGAAAAACATCCACCTCATCAAAGCACCACATGCGG GAGCTGCCAaaaagctggaggagaagatgGTGCAGAAATTGGCCGAAGACGTGGAAATGGATGAGTAA